One bacterium genomic region harbors:
- a CDS encoding agmatine deiminase family protein, which translates to MKLTFTALILIALSQTFYSQDLPNWLTEEESILWQNYHYPVNPLFSDPPPLPVRGMAEWEELQGIIITWTSFTSILRQIVDYAQEEVQVFIICSDSNSVKTYLQAGGVPLYNIKYLITSFNSIWVRDYGPWTAYTNDIDTLNIIDWIYNRPRPQDDVTPVFFANYINSPIYQTTTPPYDLVHTGGNLMVDGHGTAFSSKLILNENASKSEAQIDEIMNKFLGIDRYIKMNTLPYDVIHHIDMHMKLLDEETLLVGEYPTGVADGPQIEANLQYVLNNFQTCFGRPYKVVRIPMPPEGGQYPPSGDYRTYTNSMIINKTVIIPTYELQYDTTAFRIYREAMPGYNILGINSNAIIPSLGTIHCIVKEVGAFDPIWISHPKMEEEIETPDSIPITAVIKSKFDIVDASVFWTSDTSQGFNAAEMQFNGDTAVGYIPAQSDSTEIFYYISATSNRGKTITKPIVAPDGFYKFLVINSVTNIADNSQPEEFYLSQNYPNPFNPSTKIKFTLPSVIASGAKQSQFVFLKVYDILGNEVATLVNEERPAGTYEVNFDAAELPSGVYFYQLKANSFIETKKMLLLK; encoded by the coding sequence ATGAAACTAACTTTTACAGCACTTATTCTCATCGCATTATCACAAACTTTTTATTCACAGGATTTACCGAATTGGCTGACCGAAGAAGAATCAATTCTCTGGCAAAATTATCATTATCCGGTCAATCCGCTATTCTCTGATCCACCTCCTTTACCTGTTCGAGGTATGGCTGAGTGGGAAGAATTACAGGGAATTATTATAACGTGGACTTCATTCACAAGTATCCTTCGTCAAATTGTGGATTATGCACAGGAGGAAGTACAGGTTTTTATCATTTGCAGTGATTCGAACTCAGTGAAAACTTATTTGCAGGCAGGTGGCGTACCGCTTTACAATATAAAATATCTTATAACATCTTTTAATTCTATCTGGGTGCGGGATTACGGACCGTGGACAGCATACACTAATGATATAGACACACTGAATATAATTGATTGGATTTACAACAGACCAAGACCTCAGGATGATGTAACTCCTGTTTTCTTTGCAAACTATATAAATTCACCGATCTATCAAACAACAACTCCACCATACGATCTCGTGCATACTGGCGGTAATTTAATGGTTGACGGTCATGGAACGGCTTTCTCATCAAAATTAATTTTAAATGAAAATGCATCTAAGTCTGAGGCACAGATCGATGAGATTATGAATAAGTTTTTAGGGATTGATAGATATATAAAAATGAATACTCTGCCATACGATGTTATTCATCACATCGATATGCATATGAAACTTCTTGATGAAGAAACATTGCTCGTGGGTGAATATCCTACCGGTGTTGCTGATGGTCCGCAGATTGAAGCTAATTTACAATATGTGCTGAATAATTTTCAAACGTGTTTTGGCAGACCGTACAAAGTTGTTAGAATTCCAATGCCTCCGGAAGGTGGCCAATATCCTCCGTCTGGCGATTATCGTACGTATACAAATTCGATGATCATTAATAAAACTGTAATTATCCCAACGTATGAACTTCAATACGACACGACTGCGTTTCGAATTTACAGGGAAGCAATGCCCGGTTATAATATTCTTGGAATAAACTCAAATGCAATTATTCCTTCGCTTGGGACGATACATTGTATTGTAAAGGAAGTTGGAGCATTTGACCCAATCTGGATTTCACATCCGAAAATGGAAGAGGAAATAGAAACTCCCGATTCAATACCAATCACGGCAGTAATCAAATCAAAATTTGATATTGTTGATGCTTCTGTCTTTTGGACATCAGATACTTCGCAGGGATTCAATGCAGCAGAAATGCAATTTAATGGTGATACAGCAGTAGGATATATTCCTGCGCAATCCGATAGCACGGAAATATTTTACTACATATCAGCTACTTCAAACAGAGGAAAGACAATTACAAAACCGATAGTTGCACCTGATGGATTTTATAAATTCCTCGTCATAAATTCAGTAACAAATATCGCGGACAATTCTCAGCCTGAAGAATTTTATTTATCTCAGAATTATCCAAACCCATTTAATCCATCGACAAAAATTAAATTCACTCTTCCATCTGTCATTGCGAGCGGAGCGAAGCAATCTCAATTCGTTTTTCTGAAGGTTTATGACATACTGGGCAATGAAGTTGCTACTTTAGTGAATGAAGAAAGACCAGCAGGTACTTATGAAGTTAATTTCGATGCAGCTGAATTACCGAGTGGAGTTTATTTCTATCAATTAAAGGCTAACTCGTTCATTGAAACAAAGAAGATGCTTCTGCTAAAGTAA
- the sprA gene encoding cell surface protein SprA, whose amino-acid sequence MFAGVIFFAGINLGFRSPQKPNLNHPLWFNAVFQTVQAEYAQTLQQEKQLELTNSSLQPENSSASLNLMDYILPPETPGELKFDFEIPELDSGEEKIKEEEIVLDPAEIPKDSTEILPDTLLAKEDTVKIDWRTLDSTARLAQFRFQREEKSYVDAGEKKQSKFFAQPTSNYKQRTVKIDSTGQFVEVREKIGSHEPKLVLRMSLEDYVNLKLALKERDDWEKLAYAYELKSGTVGLGELITSFTDFEIPLPSVGVLSIFGEPKISLKIGGSVQIHGAWRSETTEGVTANRLGNTRNEPDFKQQVQINVSGTIGDKLNINADWNTERTFEYENQLKIKYTGYEDEIIQSIEAGNVSMQTPSLVGGAEALFGVKALFQMGPFKLTTLASQKKGETKEVAVSGGSTSQEYSIRAYDYSENHYFVDKVYADRNLNIFENFYSNIPSQYDPLYNINEIEVWKSINQIVADQSKIRYANCFIDLPTLNDVGGSYPASYKQPLENPVAGREETGRFLKLEEGTDYVLHPETGFLSFKTALNEQDVIAVAFKQGPGNVNTYGQFLNTVTQNDTLTLLVLKLVKPRNLQPTYDEAWSLRLKNIYPTGARNVKQEGFEFKIKYEVVGQEPTEEVQTPNGNVRLIQAFGFDQQGSGGSPVPDNVFDWRVGLTIFPETGEIIFPTLEPFGRDIPVGLEDRVYQSIYDTSKTYARQDKGPDKWVFAGKNTGTSSATYQLGFNIVENSVKVRLNGRELREGTDYTVDYNIGQLTIRNEAALVPGADLKITYEQNDLFQLASKTLLGARGVYDFSDKTQLGFTIMNLNQETLSDKVRIGEEPLSNTIYGLDFKTSADLPFLTSALDNIISTKEMSNFTFNGEYAYMSPDPNTKKSTIPADAGQSIAYIDDFEGAKRTIPLGVSYTGWKDLSVPEGLNIIGGLPRSDRMDYKAKSIWFTITPSDVTVDSIYGGRKQVARSDQQITVLDYVFVPDTPGTYNWNPDLAQKQNNWGGMQRLLSSTANNLVEQNIEFIEFWMQIKNAPVGASLNIDLGVISEDVIPNNKLDTEDKNLNDAIDEGEDTGIDGEFDAQERITHPNGKSDPSSDNFSFPPQITSIFDYFNINGTEGNAELTDVGLLPDTEDLNRNGSVDLANNYYRYTVPLSIDTASNPFIAGGGWTSSNWFLYRIPLKDTSGVFGSPSFSNVETIRMYIQGVDSLVWVRITEFNLVGNQWQKLLVEDSTLSVSTVSYEENQRYTSPPGVFRERDRTRPDEEIYNNEQALSLIYNKLPEGESREAVKYLFRPLDVFSYKEMKLYIHGDTEKESGGLSYTDPITGKYSSEAFFRFGTDTANYYEYRQPVDSGWTSISINFSEISALKQATPDSATGLVKIPVPGAPGHFYVVKGNPTLTAIKFLSFGVFNIDDPTFNSGPLSGEVWVNELRVVGADDTPGAAFTFNTSLKFADLMTVNFNASHTDPYFHRLSERFGSRVENQNWAVSTDLDVLKLVPFNMRESNLKVSYSHTESLGKPLYIPGTDVKVDEAAKQLENTEPDSLGNKQTPEQLYLETQTLTVTNTISSSNIKLKLPTDVWYVRDTWNSLSFGFNYNNRFNRSPTVLESTSWLWNASTNYAFNFSPDLYIKLSDLPVVGIVFSIFKDYKDLKIYFAPQNFSANVTANRNRNSNQTRPRPGIPTEPIVSQDFTTGRGFSFNWKLTEGGLLNLNVNYNVNMNSSLANLLLDSTGAERTEGDIWNDIVGGAGFGQDYRYQQSFDLRTSPKLPALWDINRYFTLNAGYSVGYRWDYDLRQEDIGRSAGNTQKFTAGMVLRWKSLTEPLFATEDSKSETDKKLEVDKGETDDSSNVVVGDKPSSISRAFQFFVSAIKYVFFDWDNFTTNYSHDYSVSKSGIKGRGTGFYNFLGYYPE is encoded by the coding sequence ATGTTCGCTGGTGTGATCTTTTTTGCGGGAATCAATCTTGGATTCCGCTCACCGCAAAAGCCCAACCTGAACCATCCGTTGTGGTTCAATGCCGTTTTTCAAACGGTTCAGGCGGAGTATGCTCAAACTCTTCAACAAGAAAAACAACTAGAATTAACTAACAGCTCATTACAGCCGGAAAATTCAAGTGCATCCTTAAACCTGATGGATTATATACTTCCTCCTGAAACCCCGGGAGAATTGAAATTCGACTTCGAAATTCCTGAATTAGATTCCGGGGAAGAAAAGATCAAAGAAGAAGAAATCGTTCTTGATCCCGCTGAAATACCAAAAGATTCAACAGAGATTTTACCAGATACTTTGTTAGCAAAAGAAGATACTGTAAAAATTGATTGGAGAACTTTAGATTCCACAGCAAGACTTGCTCAATTCAGATTTCAACGAGAAGAAAAATCTTACGTTGATGCAGGAGAAAAAAAGCAATCGAAGTTTTTTGCTCAACCGACATCAAACTACAAACAGCGAACTGTTAAGATTGATTCAACTGGACAATTTGTTGAAGTCCGTGAAAAAATTGGATCGCACGAACCAAAATTGGTACTCAGGATGTCTCTCGAAGATTATGTTAATTTGAAACTTGCATTGAAAGAAAGAGATGATTGGGAAAAACTTGCTTATGCGTACGAATTAAAAAGCGGAACTGTAGGACTTGGTGAGCTGATTACTAGTTTCACTGATTTTGAAATACCACTTCCAAGTGTTGGTGTACTCAGTATTTTTGGTGAACCAAAAATAAGTTTGAAGATCGGTGGTTCTGTTCAGATTCATGGTGCGTGGAGAAGTGAAACTACTGAGGGTGTAACTGCTAATCGACTCGGTAATACTAGGAATGAACCCGACTTCAAACAGCAGGTGCAAATAAATGTTAGCGGTACAATTGGTGATAAACTGAACATCAATGCTGACTGGAACACCGAGCGAACATTCGAATATGAGAACCAGCTTAAGATAAAATACACCGGCTACGAAGATGAAATAATCCAGAGCATTGAAGCAGGAAACGTATCAATGCAGACCCCATCCCTAGTTGGCGGTGCGGAAGCTCTCTTTGGAGTGAAAGCATTATTCCAGATGGGTCCATTCAAGCTGACAACTCTCGCGAGCCAGAAAAAAGGTGAAACAAAAGAAGTAGCGGTATCAGGTGGTTCTACTTCGCAGGAATATTCAATCCGAGCATATGATTATTCTGAGAATCATTATTTTGTGGATAAAGTTTATGCTGATCGTAACCTGAATATATTTGAGAATTTTTACAGCAATATTCCTTCACAGTACGATCCGCTATACAACATCAATGAAATTGAAGTTTGGAAGTCTATCAATCAAATTGTAGCTGATCAATCAAAAATTAGATACGCAAATTGCTTTATCGATTTGCCAACTCTTAATGATGTTGGAGGTTCATATCCCGCATCCTACAAGCAGCCGCTTGAAAATCCTGTTGCTGGAAGAGAGGAAACAGGAAGATTTTTGAAGCTTGAAGAAGGAACAGATTATGTACTTCATCCTGAAACCGGATTTCTTTCATTCAAAACTGCATTGAATGAACAGGATGTAATTGCAGTTGCCTTCAAGCAAGGTCCGGGAAACGTAAATACTTACGGACAATTTTTAAATACAGTAACGCAAAATGATACTCTGACTCTGTTAGTCCTGAAACTTGTCAAGCCAAGAAACCTTCAACCGACTTATGATGAAGCATGGAGTCTGAGACTGAAAAACATTTATCCAACCGGTGCGCGAAATGTTAAGCAGGAAGGATTCGAATTCAAAATAAAATATGAAGTAGTTGGCCAGGAACCTACCGAAGAAGTTCAAACTCCAAATGGAAATGTGAGGTTAATCCAGGCATTTGGATTTGACCAGCAGGGATCCGGTGGAAGTCCTGTACCTGATAACGTTTTTGATTGGAGAGTTGGTTTAACAATCTTTCCTGAAACCGGGGAAATTATCTTCCCAACACTCGAACCATTCGGACGAGATATTCCTGTCGGACTTGAAGACAGAGTTTATCAATCAATTTATGATACATCTAAAACTTATGCACGTCAGGATAAAGGTCCTGATAAATGGGTCTTTGCAGGAAAGAATACGGGAACAAGCTCAGCCACTTATCAGCTTGGATTTAATATAGTAGAAAACTCTGTTAAAGTTCGTTTGAACGGAAGAGAGTTGAGAGAAGGAACTGACTATACTGTTGATTACAATATCGGTCAGTTGACGATTCGTAATGAAGCAGCGCTTGTACCGGGAGCTGATTTGAAAATTACTTATGAACAAAATGACCTGTTTCAGCTTGCATCAAAAACATTGCTCGGTGCAAGAGGTGTTTATGATTTCTCTGACAAAACACAGCTAGGTTTTACAATTATGAATTTGAACCAGGAAACATTAAGCGACAAAGTAAGAATTGGCGAGGAACCACTCAGCAACACGATCTATGGACTTGATTTCAAAACGAGTGCTGATCTTCCATTCCTGACAAGCGCACTTGATAACATTATTTCTACAAAAGAGATGTCCAATTTTACTTTCAATGGTGAATATGCTTATATGTCTCCTGATCCTAATACAAAGAAAAGCACCATACCTGCAGATGCCGGACAAAGTATTGCTTACATAGACGACTTTGAAGGAGCGAAAAGAACAATTCCTCTTGGAGTTAGTTACACTGGATGGAAAGACCTTAGTGTTCCTGAAGGATTGAATATTATTGGCGGTTTACCGAGATCGGATCGAATGGACTATAAAGCAAAGAGTATCTGGTTTACTATCACTCCATCCGATGTCACCGTTGACAGTATTTATGGAGGAAGAAAACAAGTTGCGCGTTCAGATCAGCAGATAACTGTGCTGGATTATGTCTTTGTTCCGGATACACCCGGTACTTATAACTGGAATCCTGATCTTGCTCAGAAACAAAATAACTGGGGCGGTATGCAGAGGCTACTTTCTTCAACCGCGAATAACTTAGTTGAGCAGAACATTGAGTTCATTGAATTCTGGATGCAGATCAAAAATGCTCCTGTTGGTGCTTCTTTAAATATCGATCTTGGTGTCATAAGTGAAGATGTAATTCCAAATAACAAACTTGATACTGAAGACAAAAACCTGAATGATGCAATTGATGAAGGCGAAGATACCGGTATTGATGGCGAATTTGATGCTCAGGAACGAATTACTCACCCTAATGGAAAATCAGATCCAAGCTCGGATAACTTTTCATTTCCACCGCAAATAACATCAATTTTTGATTATTTCAATATAAACGGTACTGAGGGAAACGCTGAATTAACCGATGTTGGATTACTTCCGGATACCGAAGATTTAAATCGAAATGGTTCTGTCGATCTTGCGAATAATTATTATCGATACACAGTACCTCTCTCAATTGATACAGCGTCGAACCCATTTATTGCCGGAGGTGGCTGGACATCTTCCAACTGGTTTTTATACAGAATACCATTGAAAGATACATCAGGAGTGTTCGGTAGCCCAAGTTTCTCAAATGTTGAAACAATAAGAATGTACATCCAGGGTGTTGATTCTCTGGTGTGGGTAAGGATAACTGAATTTAATTTGGTTGGAAATCAATGGCAAAAATTGTTAGTTGAAGATTCAACACTTTCAGTTTCTACAGTTAGTTATGAAGAGAACCAAAGATATACAAGTCCTCCCGGGGTTTTCAGAGAGAGAGACAGAACGCGTCCTGACGAAGAAATTTATAATAATGAACAGGCACTTAGTTTAATTTATAATAAACTGCCTGAAGGCGAATCGCGTGAAGCAGTTAAATATTTGTTCAGACCTCTGGATGTATTCAGTTATAAGGAGATGAAATTATACATCCATGGCGATACTGAAAAAGAATCCGGAGGTTTATCGTATACCGATCCTATTACCGGTAAATATTCTTCTGAGGCATTCTTCCGTTTTGGTACTGACACCGCAAACTACTACGAATACCGTCAGCCTGTGGATTCCGGCTGGACAAGCATCTCAATTAATTTTAGTGAAATTTCTGCACTAAAACAGGCAACTCCTGATTCAGCTACTGGTTTGGTGAAAATTCCGGTGCCGGGAGCGCCGGGACATTTCTATGTTGTAAAAGGTAATCCCACTTTAACTGCAATAAAATTTCTTTCATTTGGAGTTTTTAATATTGATGATCCAACTTTTAATTCTGGCCCTTTATCTGGTGAAGTATGGGTAAACGAATTAAGAGTAGTTGGTGCTGACGATACTCCTGGAGCAGCATTCACGTTTAATACGTCGTTGAAGTTTGCAGATTTGATGACAGTTAATTTTAATGCTAGCCATACTGATCCGTATTTCCATCGATTATCTGAGAGGTTTGGCTCAAGAGTAGAAAACCAGAACTGGGCAGTGTCAACTGATCTAGATGTTCTGAAACTAGTTCCGTTCAATATGCGGGAAAGCAATCTTAAGGTGAGTTATTCACATACAGAATCACTCGGCAAACCACTTTATATTCCCGGTACAGATGTCAAAGTTGATGAAGCTGCAAAACAATTGGAAAATACAGAACCGGATTCATTAGGGAACAAACAAACTCCGGAACAACTTTATCTGGAAACGCAAACGCTGACAGTTACGAACACAATTTCATCTTCAAACATTAAATTAAAACTTCCAACAGACGTATGGTATGTAAGAGATACATGGAATTCATTAAGCTTTGGTTTCAATTACAATAACCGGTTTAATCGAAGTCCAACTGTACTGGAATCAACAAGCTGGTTGTGGAATGCGTCTACTAACTATGCGTTTAATTTTAGTCCGGATTTGTACATCAAATTATCTGATCTGCCGGTTGTGGGAATTGTATTTTCAATCTTTAAAGATTACAAAGACCTGAAGATTTACTTTGCACCACAGAACTTCAGTGCGAACGTAACCGCTAATCGAAATCGGAACAGCAATCAAACCAGACCAAGACCAGGAATTCCAACAGAACCGATTGTATCACAGGATTTTACAACCGGAAGAGGGTTTAGCTTCAACTGGAAACTCACTGAAGGCGGATTGTTAAATCTTAATGTTAACTATAATGTAAATATGAATTCTTCACTTGCCAATCTTCTGCTTGACTCAACGGGAGCAGAACGAACAGAAGGTGATATTTGGAATGATATTGTTGGTGGTGCAGGATTTGGACAGGATTATCGTTACCAGCAGAGTTTTGATTTAAGAACATCTCCAAAACTTCCAGCGTTGTGGGATATTAATAGGTATTTCACTCTCAATGCAGGATATTCTGTTGGCTACAGATGGGATTACGATCTTCGTCAGGAAGATATCGGACGAAGTGCAGGGAACACACAAAAGTTTACTGCTGGAATGGTTCTCCGTTGGAAGTCGTTAACAGAACCATTGTTTGCAACGGAAGATTCTAAAAGCGAAACGGATAAAAAGTTAGAAGTTGACAAAGGAGAAACTGATGACAGTTCAAATGTTGTCGTAGGTGACAAACCATCCTCTATCAGCAGAGCATTTCAGTTTTTTGTGTCAGCGATTAAATACGTCTTCTTTGATTGGGATAATTTCACAACAAATTACAGTCACGATTACAGCGTTTCTAAGTCCGGAATTAAAGGGAGAGGAACCGGTTTCTATAACTTTTTGGGGTATTACCCAGAGTGA
- a CDS encoding bifunctional response regulator/alkaline phosphatase family protein, translating to MNKKKLLWVDDEIDLLRSHIIFLSEKGYEVDTAMNGADAIESVKEKNYDLIFLDEMMAGMGGLETLARIKDINQSIPVVMITKSEEESLMNDAIGGRISDYLTKPVNPSQVLLVCKKILEGKKISGQYAAKDYLQDFNQISQSLTSNPDFAEWIELYLKLVNWEVELDVHPEIGLQQTLNDQKREANKEFSKFVEKNYRSWINSMGNVDAPTLTPEITEKYVLNHLKVDGPSVFYFVLDCLRMDQWLVLEKHLRDLFKIEKDYYYAILPTSTPYARNSLFSGLFPSEIEKYYPDLWSGNDDDENSMNKYEKELLQLLLNRKRINLRNDLKYIKIIDPEVGRNFEQNILSYKNNHFTAVVVNFLDMIAHGRSDSDILKEIAPDEPAYRSLTNSWFTHSSLLGTFKAISKMENVKIIITTDHGSIRSLRGAKVLGDREASTNLRFKYGRNLKVDDKHAVYIKNSQEYKLPKRGVTINYIIAKEDYYFVYPTDYHKYLSYYKDTFQHGGISLEEMILPVITMEPK from the coding sequence ATGAATAAAAAGAAGCTGCTCTGGGTTGATGACGAGATAGATTTATTAAGATCGCATATAATTTTTCTCTCAGAAAAAGGTTACGAAGTTGATACGGCAATGAACGGCGCTGATGCAATTGAATCAGTCAAAGAAAAAAATTATGATCTTATTTTTCTTGATGAAATGATGGCGGGAATGGGAGGCCTGGAAACACTTGCACGAATAAAAGATATTAACCAGAGTATTCCCGTTGTTATGATAACCAAGAGTGAAGAAGAAAGCCTGATGAATGATGCTATCGGCGGAAGGATTTCTGATTATTTAACAAAACCGGTTAATCCAAGCCAGGTGTTGCTAGTATGTAAAAAAATTCTTGAAGGCAAAAAAATTTCCGGGCAGTATGCTGCCAAAGATTATCTTCAGGATTTTAATCAGATATCGCAATCATTAACGAGTAATCCGGATTTTGCTGAATGGATTGAGTTATATTTAAAGCTCGTCAACTGGGAGGTTGAACTTGACGTCCACCCAGAAATTGGTTTGCAGCAAACACTTAACGATCAAAAGCGCGAAGCGAACAAGGAATTTTCCAAGTTTGTTGAGAAGAACTACCGGAGCTGGATAAACTCTATGGGGAATGTCGATGCACCAACTCTTACTCCCGAAATTACAGAGAAGTATGTGCTCAATCATTTGAAAGTCGATGGACCTTCAGTATTTTATTTTGTGCTGGATTGTTTAAGGATGGATCAATGGCTGGTTCTTGAAAAGCATCTTCGAGATTTATTTAAGATTGAAAAAGATTATTACTATGCAATACTTCCGACTTCAACTCCATATGCCCGGAATTCATTGTTCAGCGGGTTGTTTCCATCTGAAATAGAAAAATATTATCCTGATTTGTGGTCAGGGAATGATGACGATGAAAACAGTATGAATAAATATGAAAAAGAATTATTGCAGCTTCTGTTAAATAGAAAACGAATTAATCTCAGAAATGATCTGAAGTATATAAAAATAATTGATCCGGAAGTCGGGAGAAACTTTGAACAAAACATTCTTTCGTATAAAAATAATCATTTCACCGCCGTCGTTGTAAATTTTCTTGATATGATTGCACACGGAAGATCCGATTCAGATATCCTTAAAGAAATTGCACCTGATGAGCCAGCTTATCGTTCACTAACAAATAGCTGGTTTACTCATTCATCTTTGCTTGGCACTTTCAAAGCCATATCTAAAATGGAGAATGTAAAAATTATTATTACCACTGATCACGGCAGCATTCGTTCTCTGCGCGGGGCAAAAGTACTTGGTGATAGGGAAGCATCAACTAATTTAAGATTTAAGTACGGCAGAAATCTGAAAGTTGATGATAAGCACGCTGTATACATTAAAAATTCTCAGGAATATAAACTACCAAAACGTGGCGTGACTATAAATTATATTATCGCTAAAGAAGATTACTATTTTGTCTATCCAACTGATTATCATAAATATCTGAGTTACTACAAAGACACTTTTCAGCATGGAGGAATATCACTCGAAGAAATGATACTTCCAGTTATCACTATGGAGCCAAAGTAA
- the tsaB gene encoding tRNA (adenosine(37)-N6)-threonylcarbamoyltransferase complex dimerization subunit type 1 TsaB, translating to MKKSDDGKPILAIETSENVCGVCVYFSDEKYFSSSINLRHSHSEKIFEIIKNLFQAAKVNSTDLDSIAVSEGPGSFTGLRIGFSAAKGIAHEANLPIIPVPTYEAFAFQLSTILENNADFIISNKVSKDEVYFTRFQIRGNNYIFGEQLTILTNELFIQKAEGYRVFGNSGVLVGQENKFPQVPDPLFIAKWASEFGKEKRIFNYDFLEPNYLKEFIIKEKSK from the coding sequence TTGAAAAAATCGGATGACGGTAAACCAATTCTTGCAATTGAAACTTCGGAAAATGTCTGCGGCGTTTGTGTTTACTTTTCTGATGAAAAATATTTTTCTTCTTCTATAAATCTGAGACATTCTCATTCGGAAAAAATTTTTGAGATTATTAAAAACTTATTTCAAGCTGCGAAAGTAAACTCAACTGATCTAGATTCCATTGCAGTTTCTGAAGGTCCCGGTTCTTTCACAGGTTTACGGATAGGATTTTCAGCAGCAAAAGGAATTGCACATGAAGCGAATTTGCCCATCATACCCGTTCCAACATACGAAGCATTTGCATTTCAACTATCAACAATTTTAGAAAATAATGCTGATTTCATCATCTCTAATAAAGTAAGTAAAGATGAGGTCTATTTTACAAGGTTTCAAATTAGAGGCAATAATTATATATTTGGTGAGCAATTAACCATATTAACCAATGAGCTTTTCATTCAAAAAGCTGAGGGTTACAGAGTATTTGGTAATTCCGGAGTGTTAGTTGGGCAAGAAAATAAATTTCCCCAGGTTCCTGACCCATTATTTATAGCCAAATGGGCTTCAGAATTTGGCAAGGAAAAAAGAATTTTTAATTACGACTTTTTAGAACCAAATTATTTAAAAGAATTTATAATAAAGGAGAAAAGTAAATGA
- a CDS encoding cupin domain-containing protein, producing MHLKAKQYIKQLQLKKHPEGGYFKEVYRSGELILPGHLPARYRSSRNFSTSIYFLLEGKQFSAFHLLQSDELWHFYDGCRVIIYIINQKGELTRKKLGKKKDCELQIAIEKQNWFAAEIEDKKSFALFGCTVSPGFDFEDFQMGSRELLSERFPLHKKLIHRLTKPIRSKS from the coding sequence ATGCACCTTAAAGCTAAACAGTACATAAAACAGCTTCAGTTAAAAAAACATCCCGAAGGTGGTTACTTTAAGGAAGTTTATCGTTCCGGTGAATTGATTTTACCCGGGCATTTACCGGCGCGATACAGGTCATCTAGAAACTTTTCAACTTCAATCTATTTTCTTCTCGAAGGAAAACAATTTTCTGCGTTTCATCTTTTACAGTCAGATGAACTCTGGCACTTTTACGATGGATGTCGGGTCATCATCTATATCATAAACCAAAAGGGAGAGCTCACGAGAAAAAAATTGGGAAAGAAAAAAGACTGTGAGCTTCAGATTGCAATTGAAAAGCAAAACTGGTTTGCTGCCGAGATCGAGGATAAAAAATCTTTTGCGCTATTCGGTTGTACTGTATCCCCCGGATTTGACTTCGAAGATTTTCAAATGGGAAGCAGAGAACTTTTATCCGAAAGATTTCCTCTGCATAAAAAGTTGATTCATCGACTGACAAAACCAATTCGTTCAAAATCTTGA
- the tsaE gene encoding tRNA (adenosine(37)-N6)-threonylcarbamoyltransferase complex ATPase subunit type 1 TsaE, translating to MIIYPSKIKTRNEAESVSLAADFMKFCSQGDRIVLNGDLGAGKTFFIKAALASVGIVNASSPSFAIVNEYQNSSHIYHFDFYRLKNFKELYDIGWQDYLNDDESIIFIEWGNRFNSILPAKRIEINIFTLAGSEREFSFEKIG from the coding sequence TTGATAATTTATCCTTCAAAAATCAAAACGAGAAACGAAGCTGAATCAGTTTCTCTCGCAGCTGATTTTATGAAATTCTGTTCACAAGGTGATAGAATTGTTTTAAATGGTGACCTTGGTGCAGGGAAAACTTTTTTTATTAAAGCTGCTCTTGCCTCAGTTGGAATTGTAAATGCCAGCAGTCCATCTTTCGCTATTGTGAATGAATACCAAAACAGTTCTCATATTTATCACTTTGACTTTTACCGCTTAAAAAATTTCAAAGAGTTGTATGACATTGGCTGGCAGGATTATTTAAACGATGACGAATCAATCATTTTCATTGAATGGGGCAATCGCTTCAATTCAATTTTACCGGCAAAAAGAATTGAGATCAACATTTTTACATTGGCCGGTTCAGAAAGGGAATTCAGTTTTGAAAAAATCGGATGA